From Bacillus basilensis, a single genomic window includes:
- a CDS encoding GapA-binding peptide SR1P, with product MGTIVCQVCEGTIGHFEDEKSTVLYGKCGSHCDCTHKEHTKA from the coding sequence ATGGGAACAATCGTATGCCAAGTATGTGAAGGAACAATTGGACATTTTGAAGATGAAAAATCAACAGTGCTATACGGGAAATGCGGATCTCATTGCGACTGTACCCATAAAGAACATACAAAAGCTTAA
- a CDS encoding GapA-binding peptide SR1P has product MGTIVCQVCEGTIGHFEDEKTTVLYGKCGTNCDCANRDNAKA; this is encoded by the coding sequence ATGGGAACAATCGTATGCCAAGTATGTGAAGGAACAATCGGACATTTTGAGGATGAGAAAACGACAGTACTTTACGGAAAATGTGGAACAAATTGTGACTGTGCTAATAGAGATAATGCGAAAGCTTAA
- a CDS encoding GapA-binding peptide SR1P, with translation MGTIVCQECEGTIAHFEDEKVTVLYGKCGSCGCDHTEHTKAQ, from the coding sequence ATGGGAACGATCGTATGTCAAGAATGTGAAGGTACAATTGCGCACTTCGAGGATGAAAAAGTAACGGTACTTTACGGGAAATGTGGATCTTGCGGATGTGATCACACAGAGCATACAAAAGCCCAATAA
- a CDS encoding DUF3055 domain-containing protein, with the protein MFEKLYDEHESVKVRFLGFMTHDTRYDFGIIYTNMFFGKPLIVCMQTGRSTLLGRDDVENVQYLQEIFKLGSEGEAAELAQFFSFLVPSTSLHAEYEE; encoded by the coding sequence ATGTTTGAAAAATTGTATGATGAGCATGAAAGTGTGAAGGTACGATTTTTGGGGTTTATGACACATGATACTCGTTATGATTTTGGTATTATTTATACAAATATGTTTTTTGGAAAGCCACTCATTGTTTGCATGCAAACAGGAAGATCTACTTTACTTGGACGAGATGATGTAGAGAATGTTCAATATTTGCAGGAAATTTTCAAATTAGGATCAGAAGGTGAAGCGGCGGAATTAGCTCAGTTTTTCTCATTCCTAGTTCCATCTACTTCTTTGCATGCGGAATATGAAGAATAA